The Vigna unguiculata cultivar IT97K-499-35 chromosome 11, ASM411807v1, whole genome shotgun sequence genomic sequence CCACTCTGTGCTCACTTTCTCCGTGAGTAACACCAGAACACAGGTCCCAATGGAAGAACGCCAAAAGCCAATGAGGAACTTAAAAGCGGAGTAGGTCCAAACATTGGTGGAGAAGACAATGGTAGCAGAAGCTAAGGACATAAAAAAACAGGACATAACAAGGAGGTTCTTTCTTCCGAGAGATGTGTCGGCCAAGGTGGCAAGAAGAAAGGAACCAAGAAAGCAACCGAGGAAGAAGGAGGATTGAGGTAAACCTGTGATGAAGCTGGTGGCGCATTGAAGGCCAAACTGTGATATGATTGTCTTGGAAGAAGGTCCATCCCATGCCCATGATGACCTTGGGAGCTTGCAGATGTCGGAATGTGAGGTGCATGTTGTGGGATCTGCGCAGTGCCAAGTGGGGTACTCGTCGGAGTAAATGGCCATGAAGGATTGCTGTGCATCGAAGTACATAGCGGCCGAGACAAGGATGCATTGAATCATCCCCGACCACCCAAATCTTCGCAAACCATTTTCTATCATTTCCTCCGAATACTGAATCTTGTTTTCCTGCACAACTGGAACTGAATCTTCCATCTCTCTCCTGCGTTTGCAGTAACAGGAGGCAGAGGGTTATGAACACCAAAATCAAGTGCTGCTTCAAAAAATGGGCTTCTCTTGGTACAGCCGTTGGTTAAAATCGTCACCCAATCCGGCCCCTACTTTTGGGCTaagaaaaagttgaaaaaacgttgattttatattatttaaagacTTTTACGagattaaaatagttttaacaaaaattaacttttatatttttaaaagattttaaaagaaaaagaaagtaaatagTTATAAGAGATAATatcaaatagtaataaaaaaaaggttaaatatatttttagtgtctgaaatttaattcaaaattggaattttacCTATCTCATAAATTTTGgttcttaaactttaaaaatgaatgaatatagtacTTTTAACTTAATTACATTAACTTATTTTGAGGTGTTGAAtgcattttctaaaaaatattaaaaaaaaatgtgtcaaatgatgtaaacaactccaatactaacattttagtattcaaagaagattctttttcaatttttaaatcctTTTTTTCTTATCGAGTTCAATATTCATGagatttatcaatatttatttgtttcgaATAAAAGCAAAATTACTAGAAAGATTAATATATCtagaatatataataatatatacgaAGCTATTCGTCCACCCCCACATATTTAATAACTTCTCCTAGAAAAAATTTGTAATACTTATTCCATTCGTAATTCcatcaattctttttttatcaaaaaaaaagaatttaatttcaCTAATATTTTGATACTAGcaattaaagatttttcataaaaaagatCTATATAACCATAATTATATGACCaattatatatcatattttgaaaatgatcggaaacatttttttaaagaaaacttttttcaaataaatttaataaattcaaaatttttaaataggaATAAACCGATttgtaaataaaagattattttcgttcattttttaagtttaaggaCCAAAACGTATCAAAATTTAAGACATAGACGACTTCTAATTTAGGATTCTAATTTAGGATCAAATTTCAAGAACTAATAGTGTAAAAAAATCACcgtaaaaaagttatatatttctCCAAATATGGTTTAGATTGTCCGTGTCATTCTCCAAATTAAATACGATTCGTGTTTGTTTTCGTATATGATACGATTCCTGATTATACTACAGGACGTCTGAATTACTTCAACTATGGTGATCGAAATTGAATAGAGGACTTTGTAATCACGCTGAAGAAGCATTTTATGATCGTGTTTAAAGTTAAAACGCAACGTACGCATCCTTATCATAATACCCTACTTAACCATTCtcaatttgtaattaaaatgatctaaaagaattagtaaactaatattaaaagttattattaagtgagtgtaaaataaaaatggggttTCAAGATATCAAGATCCTTTTAAATATGTTCTTGAAGACTGCCGCTATCTTTAGATTAAGCATAATGCCACCATCTACGACCCTTTTTCTCTTGTTTAATTCTAAATCTCATGACGTATGAAATTCTTTAAATGTTTCATTTTGTTCTTACTctaatcttttataatattatttccaATTCCAAATTTAATCCTTTAAGGATtttaagaagaataaaaataaacaaaaagaagtTGAACTTTCTTATCTTCAAAAGTTCAATTCTATTCTATTCTATCATAACCATGAAACATCACACAATGTCTTTGCCTTTAagtttaactataaattttaaacaatttattattgagAGTACTGTTATTTAATCctatataatttggtatttACATTATAGTGTTAACTATAAAATCTATATATTGTTCTTTTTAAGTTACTATATTAAGTGTTAATCGATATTCACTATAAGAAATCTCCTACTTAATTAGAGAGATCaatgagaaaaaatatttgtaattaatttctcattaatttatgaaaaaataacaaaggAATAAAATTGTAACGTGttcataataaaatagttacagatttataaaatatatatttgtagttAATCTCTCACTAATTGTGAGAAagtaagaaagaaataaaattgtagGTATTTCGTAAcaaaataactataaatttaCCGGAACATATATTTGTAAATAATCTCtcattaatttgtaaaaaaatagcaaaataacaagaaataaaattacGGTTTGTTTTTGACAAAATATTTACAGATTTACCAAAACATATATTTGTACCTAATCCATCtctattaaaattatagtttaaatatatattttttaatttaaatatgttaaacttatttttagtttaaatattttaaaattatttttaatttaaatatttgaaatttatttttaatttaaatattttgaaatttatttttaatttaaatattttgaaatttattttagaatatttttagaaataatataCTTGATACTTTAACTATAGAATTTGTCTTCTTCCATGGATTTAGCTTTTGCGGATGTTTCTCTCCGATAGAATTTGGGTATCATTGATATGGAGCAAATGCAGTACCCATTAAGagaatttaatatatgttaattatcatcactaaaataattgattacaaaaaataatactattgaGATAATTTAACTTCTGTAATTATCTCGAATACACTTGTACTCCTTTATTACATGTAGATTCCAAATTCAGTCGaatcttattaaatttattgttgtGTATGCAAATGTTATGGAATGAATTTCTCCACTACTGAtctctttgaatattttaattcaatttacgTGTTCTTAATATAGTTTTCAATTTGACATGTTTGaagttgtgattttttttttttgaatctttACAACAGTAGTTTATCATGTGGAAAAAACAAGTTCAAAAtctaactgaaaaaaaaaaaagttacaaagtatttttatttaatttcaaagtattttatcagcctttatttctttcttttagtttattttgcctttaagttcttatttttaacttgtaaCTTTTAATAGGTCAACCGCTACcattatttttaagttacaAAGTTCTTATTTATCTGTATTGTCACATAAATAACTCCAAAGGACATCCAAAAACATTTCTATAAGTCAACAGCTGTTCTTTCAACTATTCTAAAATCACTCAGAATTTTGAAATCAGAGTGCAAAAACCCAATAACCTTTATTTTGACCTTTCATCACTAGGGAGTAACAATCAGTTCAACGATATCAGATATAGGAACGTCAAAATGGGCCGGACTCGACGAGCCGGCCCGCCAGACCGACCAAAAAAACATGGGTCGGATCAAAAAATTCAGCCTACCAACCCGAGACAGTCCGGTCCGTCAAGCCCGATAACCCGTCGGACCAGCCCACGGGCCAAAACCGGCCAGGCCACGGGCCGAATGAGTTactaataaatcataaaaaacacgTGCACTCTTCCTTTCCAAACATCacactctcttctcttctcctccACTCCACTCCACTCCACTCCACTCcacccgcgttttgggaaaccAGAAAAGAGACCACCCACTTTTCTTTCTCCTCCACCCACGTCGCTGGCGAGGAAACACGAAGGCAGAGTGCAGGCCATTCACGACGTCTCCATCGGACTGCGATTCACGAAGGCAAAGCGCAGTGAACGGAGAACGCAGAGCCACCATCGGACTGCGATTCACGACGATTCCGACGGCCACCACCACCGCGAAGATAGGTTTGTTCGTAATTTGAGTtctggttctttttttttttcgatttgtgacctaaatttatgattttcgtAACCCTAAAATTGGTTTCCCTAAATTGGAGGTTATGGTGTATGTGTGGTTGTTGTTGCTGCGATTTGCCCTTGTTTGATTGGACCCATTCTGTAAATCGTAATTGTTGTGCTGTTCTTGCTTAAAATTTTCccccaatttcaatttcgtaGACAACGAGATGTGTTGTTTTCTAAATTGGTGCGGTGGTGCTGGGTTTAAGGGTGGCGAGGTGTGAAGGGGTTTTGGAGTGGAAGAAGAAGTAGTGAGTGGTGTTGTGTTGCTGTTTACAGATACATTGTTTGTTGATAAGTAATTGCTGCCACTGCTTGTTATTAACATGTGTGTACTGTCCTCTGGATGTTTCTAAATCTTGCCTACTGATGATCAATAGAGAAGTCTTGCCACATGTGTGTAACTCATTCGGCCCGCGGGCAATGTTACAGGCATTTACATGGTAATACTAACAATGCTGTAGCTTGcacgttattttttttatttcgctTTATAGGTTAACTCTTTTGTTTGGGGTTTATTTCTTCTATTGCCATTTGCTGATGTGAGAATGCACAATCACTAAAATAGGGCAGTAGAGAAGTCAGTTAcagctttttctttttcaaccttttgtgcGTTTGTAGCTGTCACTGCTTATATGTGTTGGTTTCACAGCCACCATAGTTCACTCTTTAAATCCATGGTAGAAGTCAACAAATCTAACAGTTGTGGTATTCAAATATCAAACACATACAACTAAATTTCAGATTGGTAAGACTCCAAGGAGGCAAGAACTTTCCGTATGTTTTCTGACGAGCCATGTACACCATCTCACCAACTAAAACATAAGAAATCTTAGATGTTGTTGATGGAAATGGATGATGAAGAACCAAAGGATGAAGAGATAGAGCTAATAGAAAGAAATGGAGTGACAATTGTGACTACTACTAATGGGGACACATTGCCACAGTGTGTTGCTGTTTTGATGAATTATTCACCACCCTTGCTGTTTTGATTTTCTGTTATTCACCACCCTTGCTGTTTTGATGAATTATTTACTATCTTTTTAAGGAATTCCATATTCATATGTCTATTGATGGTGTTATGTTGTTGTACAAGCCCTGATTTGAGTGACTCGGTTATTTGAGTGACTAATAATGTGTATGGAGGTTGATCTTGCTGAATTTTGTcgaatttgattttttagtgacatgtatttgattttttgaatCACTTTTAAAGCTGAACATTATTTGTggttctatttgttttgtttgtattAGGATTTAGTGAATCAGATTTAATATCATGGATGAGCATGAGTCTAATTCTAATCCTCCTCCAAGTAAAGATCATGAAACTGAAAATGTGTGTACTGAGTCTGAGAATGTTGATGTAGTTGAAGAGgatatgttattatatattgCATTCCAGGGCTGTTTTTGTGTTGTGATAATAGATCATTGTTGTTGTACAGatgtgaaaaaaattcaaaattaaaatctgaCTGATTGGGCCAAAAATTATACAGATCAGAAAAAACTGGCGGGCCCGCCAGCCCGCCAGCCCGCGGGCCGGGCCAAAAAATGTAGCCCGTTTTACCATGTCGGGCCAGCCCTGCCCGGCCCGTTTAATATGGGCCAAAATCGGGCCGGGtcaaaacgggccgggctggcccgttttgacacccctaatcagatatcaataattatatttttcattttttgagaaaaaagaaatctaaattctgATTCTAAATCTTGTTTTTTTGGAAACCATTTATCTCAACTCATaccaagaaagataaaaaatgtaaaatctcACTCATCCTAAGAACACTCTCTGAATCTGCATCAGCAAACACAGAATTGAAATGGAGGATTCGGTTAAAGATGCAACCAAGTCTAGTTCTGTTCTTCAGCAACAACAGAAGATAATTGTGTCGTGGGATGAAATGATAGAGAAGGGTTTGGGGAACTTCGGGTGGACACAGTTCCTTCAATGCATCCTCGTATCAGTGGCAATGTTCTTCGATTCACAGCAACTATTCATAGCAATCTACACTGATGATTACCCGACATGGCACTGCACCAACCACACCACAACATGTACCTCAAATTCCGGCATCTGCAAGCTCCCAAAGACATCATGGGCATGGGATGGACCCTCTTCCAAGACAATCATTTCACAGTTTGGCCTTGAATGCGCCACCAGCTTCATCACAGGTTTACCTCAATCCTCCTTCTTCCTAGGTTGTCTTCTTGGTTCCTTTCTTCTTGCCACCTTAGCCGACACATCTCTCGGAAGAAAGAACATGATCATTCTGTCTTGTTTATCAATGTCCGTAATTTCActcatcatcatcttctccaCCAACGTCTGGATCTACTCGGCGCTGAAATTCCTCATCGGGTTCTGTCGATCATCGATCTCAACATGTTGCTTGGTGTTGCTCATGGAGAAAGTGAGCACCGAGTGGAGGTTCACGGTGGGGATTATAGAGTTTGTGTTCTTCACATCAGGGTACATGTCCTTGCCCGGTGTAGCGTACGCCAACAGAAATTCTCCATGGAAATATCTTTACGTTTGGATTTCTCTTCCTGCCCTCTCTTACTCTCTCATCGCATACCTTTTCGTCACCGAGTCTCCAAGGTGGCTTCTCATGCAAGGTCGAGTCAAAGAAGCCATGGAAATGCTCAAAGGAGTTCATGACAACGCTGCACCAGAAGAAAATGGTGTTTCAACAACAGATACGTATAATTATCTCAAAAGGGTTGATGTTTCCACATTAAATACTGAATCTTGTGAAGAAAAAAGTGATCTTGAAAGgagtgaagagaaaaagaaaaaaagggtttCGTTTTCCAAACCATACTCATCAGTAGCAGTGTTGTTGAGAACAAGTTGGGGTCCGAAACGGATGGTGGGAGTTATGGGGCTAGGTCTTGGCATTGGAATGGTGTATTTTGGGATGCCATTAGCAGTGGGAAACTTGAACTACAACATTTACCTTGCAGTGGTGTTGAATGCTTTGATGGAAATACCCTCTTGCGTGGTGACCTATTTCTTGGGAAAGTGTGGGAGAAAGTTATCGATTTTTGTGTTCTCAGTGGGAAGTGGGATATGTTGCATAGTGTGTGTGGTGATACGCAGTGAAGGTGTTAAGGTGTGGGTTGCAGTGGCATCGTTTTTCTGTGCATGCACTGCATTTAACGTGTTTCTGATATACATGGTGGAGCTGTTTCCGACATGCGTGAGGAACACTACAGCATCACTTGCGAGACAAGCTGTGGTGTTTGGCTGCGTGTTCAGTCCGTTTCTGATAGCTGCAGGGAGAAAGAACAACCTTTTCTCTTATGGTGTTTTTGGAGTGCTTATAATTTCCTCCACTTTAACGTTGTTGAGTTTGCCTGAGACCAGAGGAATGCCTCTTTCTGACACCATGGATCAGCAAGAGATGAAAGAAGGAAACTTCCCTCTGTCATGTTAATGGGTGACAAGGCAAATTTTTTATGCTTTTCTGAAGTTTCGTAGGGTGAAAGGTCttaaacttgtttatttttcttttcttttaattttatctgcTTAGAGTAAATTATTAGAGTAAATTATCTTTGATTTAATTAATCGGATAATACACACTTTTATTTAGATGTATCAATTTGATATCCGCCTTTAAAAAGATGTCAATTAagtttcaacttttgaaaagatgtcTCAATTAGGACATTTCgagcaaaaaattattaatagcgttaacaatattgatatttaaagtGATTTACAAAactaagtattgatatttatatcaaaatttagtgataaaaataatgaattattaaaagcgggtaccaaagacacatttaaacaaaaatgaatatcatccgactaattaaatcaattaccTTTTCATGTTCTATGTATATCTCTTTTGTTAACTTGTTTTCTTtgctttatttatagaaatgtGAAGCAAATTTTGAAATAGCAATTAATGTATATCGTATGTATTGATTGTTTTAAGAACACttgaaaattgtttttcattttgatttatttatttttattttgtttgacctAATTATCATATATTGATTCAAATTGTATcgtaaaatacattttataaataaaatatataaataatttaaatatatttccacagtaaaattattcaattttacaaaaatataatcattatattaatttttttatttatttataaacttaaatttatctaataaatatattctttcttttcttttaagtgTGTGTTACAAGGGTAAAAGTAACAGCACTTGTACATATATAAAACTTCTTCCACAATCATTAATCAATGATAACGTGATTTGCTCATGAGAAAAAGTCAAGTATACATGAATTTTTGACTAAATTGTcattttaatatctttaatttacataaagataataatcatgttttaattatcaattaataGTTGAGAATCAAAAGATACTTTTCACTTATGAAGTAAACTATTTTAGGTACACTACCTAAAGTTATAATGCTTGAAAGATCCATTCATTCAGCGAACCATAAGTTACAATAATTATGAGTCAATTCATATGTGCCATCAAAGTTGTAGTTTCCCGAATGAAGACATTTCTTGCTCAAGTATCAATCTATGCAGATTGTTGTTGTGCATACTCTGGAGAGCTTCAACTGAGTTGGAAGATCCAAGTATGGCAATTTATCTGGATTTCATCAATTTAATAATGGGAGTGATTAAGAACATGATATACAACTACTCAATGCAAAGTTGGAATCATAACTCAACTAATGATCCTTTTCAAGTTTTTCACCAATGAGCAGAAGAAGATACATGAAAAGAAAGGTAATGGATTGAAGATGGAAATCAACTTAATTGTTTTACCTTAAATAAAGATTTATAAAAGGCAAACATTTCAAAACAATCTTATTTCAATAAATACATGAATTGAACCAAAGAATTAGCTTTTCATTTCATAATGTTATATAAATGATTGAAGCACAAAAAAGATtacatgtattttattttaaatacgtAAAAGATAACACATATCCCATGCATGACCCAGGTAACCACACTAGTACAAACCAATGTCATATGATGTTGAACATTCAAAATTCCCTTCTGATAATATACAAATCCCTCCTATGAAAAGTAAACAATAGTTTCTAAGGCTTTTAATCATTtacaagaataataaataaattcaatattttcattcctCCACACTGTTCATCCCCATCTCTAGTTCTCTTTTGTTACTTTTATCCTTATGAATTGGTTGTTCTACACTGTTCATCCCCATCTCTAGTGTTACTTCAACATTCTTAGATCTTGTCTCTGTTTCTCTCATTACAACCATTCCCAACATCAAACACTAATGACTGAGAAAATTAACCTAAGAAACTTGTTTTTCATCAAACATGAATTTAAAGTCTAGTGCAAAAACATATCATTTCATACAATCTTCTACATGACCGAATTTTCAAACACACTGATACTTCATACAGAAAACTTTCACCAACTGACGAAGCTACCTTGTAAATAAACCATACAGTGAACAAGTATACCATGTTGTAGCTTTGTCACTGTCCGTATCAATTGAGGTGCAAACATTGATTGCAATAAATATGAAGAAAGCAAAATAAATTACCATAAAGAGTCTCTAATGCCACGATGCTCTTTAGCTCTTATTGATTGTCTTGCTCATTTTGCCCTTCAACATCAATGCAAGGAGCGCTGATTGCAACTTCTCCAGAGACATTGCGGAGGACAGTGGTTTCTGTATGCACAGTAGATCTTGATTCAGATAATTCCACTGCTTGTGCTTCTTCATTGTTCTGTGACTGTGTCTGTTCCAGTTGTCAGTATATGTGTGATGCATGACCATTGATCAGTGATCTAAACAGTCCAGTTCTATTGAGAATAACCACTCATCTAATATAAACAATGACTCAATTGAATTGCTATAAATTCACCTACTACAGTATCTTCCTATGAATCCTCCTTTATATCTCCAagacattaaaatttatttactgtTTTATTCAATACTTTCCTTGTAGAAAACCAGAAGATTTATACGCAGATATATCAATATTGAATTATATGCATCCATATTAATATGATATGAGTATGTTTACACTTGAATTTTGAAAAGGTATATTGTATTGATTTGTCATTAATGCTGAACATGTGGACTTGAAAAAGGGTCAAGCTTAAAACCATGTGGGACAAAGTAGTGACTTGCAAGCACTCCTTCTCAAACAGTTATAAATTAAAGtcataaaactatttatatataaaaatccaGTGCTGAAAAAGGAACCTACAAAATTATTGAAGTTGCTGATATCTACCTGCATATCAGATGTCTGTGTGGAAGATTTAGCTATGGTCAGTAAGGAGAAGCGGCAGAGAGGGCAGGTGGTGTGGGTGGCAAGCCAAAGATCAATGCAGCTCATATGAAAAGTGTGGCCACATGCAGGAATCTGTTGAAGCCTATCCTCTGACTGGTAGTCCAAAAGGCATACTGAGCATCTGCAACAAAGCATATCATGCATGAAGAAACCTAAAACCATGAAAACAATTGTTTTCTGGTCCAACAAATGAGGCTCAAAGCTAAGGGCATCACGAGCAAGTCCTAGAGCATTATTTGGGACATTTCTTTAACATCAGCTGACATTAACTCCAGAAAGAACACTGCAAAATTGTCCTGTCCTTAAGTATATACTCAACTTCAACAACTACAACATTAACAgaattaataattgttttattagaCCTATCGTGTCACTTATTGCTAGACCTCCTGCAACAAATGTTCTGTACTACGAACTTCTGGTTCTCACTAAAATGTTTAGTCCTCaacgtaaaatgtgttgaaaatcCTACATTgttgatataattaaaatacaGGAACAGATAAGTTTTAGGATGAGCTAGGTCTTAGCAATGATTCTAACACATTATCGAAGTCTATCTTACAATTGAACCTTGCTCAGTACACTAGAAATTGTCTAGTCTTCAATTTATGGAAGATGTTAGACATCTCACATCATCAACGAGTAACATTACTAAAAGCGTATATATTTGAGAAGCAACGCTGATCTAATGACTCCTGATATGATGCTCCGACACGCCTCATAAATGGCGTGTCTCGTGTCTGACACGTATCGGACACCGACACTCGTACGATACTTGTAGGACACACTATGTCCaatctgaaaaatatttttttatctttgacatgattttgatgattaaaataagGAACAAATCTTATTCTATCACTACTTTTCGTATATTGGATATTAGATAGATAGATTGAattcatttttgtgttagttgaCAATGTGTTAGTTACAATTTCAAACTTAACATGTATATACACTACGTGTCCCGTGTcttatgttttttcaatttagccGTATCTCCGCATCCGTGTCCGTGTCGTATCCGTACTCGTGTCCGTATCCGGGCAACATATGATCAACCTGGTAAACATGATATCAAAGTCTATCCTTCGTCCTATAGAACGACCATCATGAAGTGAATGCCTAGTCTTATCAATCTCATGCTCAAAATTCGCCATAGAAATAACTAAAACAACCCATAATCTAAGAAAAAGGGGAAACAACAAGTGATAAAAGAAAACGAACTCACTGGGTATCTTTGACAGAGAAGCTTTCCTTGTAGACAATAATGGGCAACATCTCTCTGAGTTCCTTGTTCAAGCCCAATTCAACCTGGCAGAGCAGCAGCCAGAagcaaattgaagagaaagaaaTGCGAATGAATCGAAGAGGGTGAAAAAGATTGTGACTTTGCTTACAGTGGAGATGGCATTGTGGTTGTGATCGTCGTCGTCGTTGTTGGGAAGACCAAAGTTGGTGATCCAATGGAGCCTGGTTCGCGGTCGGAGGTAGAAGAGGTAGAAGAGAAAGAGGAGAatgagagtgaagaagatgGGGACACAGAAGATGAAGGCTCTGTAGAGTCTGAGTTCGGTTGAAGCCTCAGATCTGGTGGCGGCGGCGGCGCTGGCGGCGGTGGACCAACAGCCGCACGAAGAGTCGGAGTCGGAGCAGCCACAGGAATAGCCTTCAGACATCACTCACTCCAACACCCAACATCCAACGTACAACAAACACGTAAGAAAAAACCAATATTGATGTGTGAATGTTAATGTGATGGATGATGTTGTGTTGCGTAAGGACAGAGAACTGAATAATTCACTCTGTGAAGACACATCAAATTCAATGATCTTTCTCACTGCAATTCAACTCACAAACGGATATAAATCACACcaattattcattatttatttgttatgcattttattttttttatttttttaccggCTTTATGtcgaaaatataaaataatttccataaaacattactattttttttaccacACTGTACTTGTATTAAATAAGTAGCTGGAATTGAGATGTCAAGTtgaaatatatatcattatctCGTAAGGATTTTTTTGTGAATTATGTATTAAAGAAAGTAACTTAAATTTAATGACTGATATAAGGCTATTAAAATATTAGGAGagaacgattttttttttatcaagaatACATATCATCgctattttaaatgaaaaatagatggtgtattataaagaaaaagtaaagtATATGTAGAATGAAattaaagttgaaattatgtgtttttattattatttacaattattAGGTTTTATTTATTGTGCACATTAAATATCgatcaatttaatttgtttttaaaatttttgatattGTACTTGatgatttagaaatatatttatgtatattttttatatttatattttgaaggcacggataatataaaaaattcaataaaaaaattgactaaACAGATTTGGTCTATTTAAAATTCAAGGTGAAATATggacctttttaattttttttttcaaaagtctAGTTTAGGCTTGAAATCTTATTATCTTGGTTAGTTTGACTTATAttctattaatttcttttaagagtctaatttatataaaactttttccaACATGAATACGATAAAGCCGTACAACAAAATCTgcttgtaaaaatattattaattatatgtgctttattttattagaataattGTGATGTGAAATGTGCTTGTAAAAATCTGTATAACAGAAAcgatatataaaaaatgcacATAATGAACTATTCTTCTTGTagctttaatatttattgttagaaCTTTAAATGTAAATCTAAGTcttatgtaataataaaaatattaaataaaatattattttaaactatatgtgaatttattattttaaaattttgaattaaaattagtgTGAATTATTTATGTAAGCTGAATTCATGTTTATCATTGAC encodes the following:
- the LOC114169044 gene encoding RING-H2 finger protein ATL7-like, translated to MSEGYSCGCSDSDSSCGCWSTAASAAAATRSEASTELRLYRAFIFCVPIFFTLILLFLFYLFYLRPRTRLHWITNFGLPNNDDDDHNHNAISTVELGLNKELREMLPIIVYKESFSVKDTQCSVCLLDYQSEDRLQQIPACGHTFHMSCIDLWLATHTTCPLCRFSLLTIAKSSTQTSDMQTQSQNNEEAQAVELSESRSTVHTETTVLRNVSGEVAISAPCIDVEGQNEQDNQ
- the LOC114169041 gene encoding organic cation/carnitine transporter 3-like yields the protein MEDSVKDATKSSSVLQQQQKIIVSWDEMIEKGLGNFGWTQFLQCILVSVAMFFDSQQLFIAIYTDDYPTWHCTNHTTTCTSNSGICKLPKTSWAWDGPSSKTIISQFGLECATSFITGLPQSSFFLGCLLGSFLLATLADTSLGRKNMIILSCLSMSVISLIIIFSTNVWIYSALKFLIGFCRSSISTCCLVLLMEKVSTEWRFTVGIIEFVFFTSGYMSLPGVAYANRNSPWKYLYVWISLPALSYSLIAYLFVTESPRWLLMQGRVKEAMEMLKGVHDNAAPEENGVSTTDTYNYLKRVDVSTLNTESCEEKSDLERSEEKKKKRVSFSKPYSSVAVLLRTSWGPKRMVGVMGLGLGIGMVYFGMPLAVGNLNYNIYLAVVLNALMEIPSCVVTYFLGKCGRKLSIFVFSVGSGICCIVCVVIRSEGVKVWVAVASFFCACTAFNVFLIYMVELFPTCVRNTTASLARQAVVFGCVFSPFLIAAGRKNNLFSYGVFGVLIISSTLTLLSLPETRGMPLSDTMDQQEMKEGNFPLSC